GGTAAAGTATAATTCCGTATACGCCATCTGCCAAAGGAGGAAATTGCTGATGCGTGTCTCCCCGCTTGTCCTTATCATAAGATCAGGGTCAGGCAATCCCCTTGTATACAAATAATCTGAAAATATCTTATTGGTAATATCCTGAGGCATCAGCAAACCGTTTGCCGCATCTGTTGCAATATGCCTGACGGCCTCAACTATCTCACTCCGGCCCCCATAACTCAAAGCGACATTTAATATCATTGAATCGTTGTTTGCAGTTTCCTCAGTCACCTTTTTTAACCATCCCTGAACTGATTCCGGAAGTTTGTCTGTCTGGCCTATGGTCATAAATCTGATATCATTGTCCATAAGTGTCTTTAACTCTTTCCTGAGGAACTGCTCGAGGAACATCATCAAGGTACTGACTTCCAGTTCCGGTCTTTTCCAATTTTCTGCTGAAAAGGCATAGATAGTAAGTACCTTTACACCAATCTCACGGCAGCAGGTGACTATATCCCTTACAGATTTAATACCCTCTCTGTGTCCGGCAAGCCTTAGAAAACCACGGCTGCGAGCCCACCTGCCGTTTCCATCCATTATTATGGCAATATGCCGCGGCAGTCTGTCTTTTTCTATCAGTTCAAGCAGTTCCTGATAAGAAAGACTGCCCTGGATAATATTATCATCTTCCCTGTCAAACATTTGCAACTGTATCCTT
This DNA window, taken from Nitrospirota bacterium, encodes the following:
- a CDS encoding isoprenyl transferase; its protein translation is MFDREDDNIIQGSLSYQELLELIEKDRLPRHIAIIMDGNGRWARSRGFLRLAGHREGIKSVRDIVTCCREIGVKVLTIYAFSAENWKRPELEVSTLMMFLEQFLRKELKTLMDNDIRFMTIGQTDKLPESVQGWLKKVTEETANNDSMILNVALSYGGRSEIVEAVRHIATDAANGLLMPQDITNKIFSDYLYTRGLPDPDLMIRTSGETRISNFLLWQMAYTELYFTKTLWPDFRRQDLLLAILDYQQRERRFGMVEGEISRAI